One stretch of Zingiber officinale cultivar Zhangliang chromosome 6B, Zo_v1.1, whole genome shotgun sequence DNA includes these proteins:
- the LOC121992745 gene encoding disease resistance protein RPS2-like: protein MESILSILDSIFRPVVAFFTRTFGYAMSCEQYIESLQKEMGELRSKRDDVKREVDREARQGMEATNEVMLWLQNVERLEEEAARITDDFETHYANPAADDSRSKLVVSYHLSKRAEDACGEATVLKTKSHFNKVADRLMPIRFEERPSALTVGMDSMIEQLRKACDDDVGVIGIHGMGGVGKTALLNRFNNEVLVQVAHLDVVISVKVTRNFDVEKIQREIGDRIGLSWDERKSDDERSMVLFKVLSRMRFVLLLDDLWEPLDLSIVGIPTPTGASKIILTTRIEDVCDRMDARKMRMECLEWEDAWELFEKKAGRGLGTLLRGDPDIRRHAEDLAQRCGGLPLALITLGRAMASKRTAKEWHHAVTTLANTPWHLLGMEESVLQPLKLSYDKLNDDRLKTFLLYASLLMNKMPMHNATVINLCIGEGAINEFDDPEDAYSKGYHLLGVLKAASLLESSGDDYVQMHPFVRAMVSWIICEHGKKDGKWLVQVGTGLAEVPDYEKWEHAERVSLVSNEICSLPEDPYCPELLTLLLSRNYELSKIPNSFFLSMPRLKVLDLSRTSIKELPPEIGKVLTLQHLDLYETNIASLPKELGNLVKLKSLLLSSTPLLKEIPHGVIARFTELRVLSMNDSYGNWRVSSSGPGINFEELEGLKRLRYLDITLQNASTLQRLSRARRLSMSTRYLHIRGCLGLTTIHLPSTSLGRYMKGLRGLRISQSSILEEIIVGGGSTIGEWSLLPNLHVLILQHLLKAKFVFRDRNFQNLRFLYVWYCIGLEQLVKFEDELSEGQESEVITAFPHLKELHLASLPELKSLGGERVLAFPCLRVLEVKECPKLKELSITGDGLTQICCKQEWRDGLEWKDEKIKEALFPLFTPLQ, encoded by the coding sequence ATGGAGTCCATTCTATCGATCTTGGATTCCATCTTCCGCCCCGTGGTGGCCTTCTTCACCCGCACCTTCGGCTACGCCATGTCCTGCGAGCAGTACATcgagtcgctccaaaaggagatGGGCGAGCTGCGGAGCAAGCGCGACGACGTCAAGCGAGAGGTCGATCGCGAGGCCCGCCAGGGCATGGAAGCCACCAACGAGGTCATGCTCTGGCTCCAAAACGTCGAGCGCCTGGAGGAGGAGGCGGCGCGCATCACGGACGACTTCGAGACCCACTACGCCAACCCGGCCGCCGATGACTCCCGGTCCAAGCTCGTCGTCAGCTACCACCTCAGCAAGCGCGCCGAAGACGCCTGCGGCGAGGCCACCGTGCTCAAAACGAAGTCCCACTTCAACAAGGTCGCCGATCGGCTGATGCCGATCCGCTTCGAGGAGCGCCCCAGCGCGCTCACCGTAGGCATGGACTCAATGATCGAGCAGCTTCGGAAGGCATGTGATGACGATGTGGGCGTCATTGGGATCCATGGCATGGGCGGCGTCGGAAAGACGGCGCTCCTCAACCGGTTCAACAATGAGGTGCTCGTCCAGGTGGCACACCTCGACGTGGTGATTTCAGTCAAGGTCACCCGTAATTTTGACGTGGAGAAGATCCAACGCGAGATCGGCGACCGAATCGGACTCTCGTGGGACGAGAGAAAGAGCGACGACGAGCGGAGCATGGTCCTCTTCAAGGTGCTCAGCAGGATGCGTTTCGTGCTGCTGCTGGACGACCTGTGGGAGCCGCTGGACCTCTCTATAGTGGGCATTCCCACCCCCACCGGCGCTTCCAAAATCATCCTCACCACGCGGATCGAGGACGTTTGCGACCGCATGGACGCGAGGAAGATGAGGATGGAGTGCTTGGAATGGGAGGACGCCTGGGAGTTGTTTGAGAAAAAGGCTGGGAGAGGATTGGGTACGCTCCTCCGTGGCGACCCCGACATCCGCCGCCATGCCGAGGACCTTGCCCAGCGATGCGGTGGACTTCCTTTGGCGCTGATCACGCTCGGACGGGCTATGGCGAGTAAGCGGACCGCCAAGGAGTGGCATCATGCCGTCACGACGCTCGCCAACACACCATGGCATCTTCTGGGCATGGAGGAGAGCGTTCTACAGCCTCTGAAGCTGAGCTATGACAAGTTAAACGATGACAGAttgaaaactttccttctttACGCATCTTTACTCATGAACAAGATGCCAATGCACAATGCCACCGTCATCAATTTGTGCATAGGGGAAGGAGCAATCAACGAGTTCGATGACCCAGAGGATGCTTACAGCAAGGGGTATCACCTCCTTGGAGTCTTGAAAGCGGCGTCCCTACTTGAAAGCAGCGGCGATGACTATGTGCAAATGCATCCTTTTGTCCGCGCCATGGTGTCGTGGATCATCTGTGAACATGGGAAGAAGGATGGAAAATGGCTGGTGCAAGTCGGTACTGGACTAGCTGAAGTACCTGATTATGAGAAATGGGAACATGCAGAAAGGGTCTCATTGGTGTCCAATGAGATATGCTCATTGCCCGAGGATCCTTACTGCCCAGAGCTCTTGACGCTTCTTCTAAGTCGCAACTATGAGCTAAGCAAGATTCCCAACAGCTTCTTCCTTTCCATGCCACGCCTCAAAGTCCTGGATCTGTCTCGCACTTCAATCAAGGAATTGCCACCTGAAATTGGTAAGGTGCTTACGCTCCAACACCTTGATCTTTATGAAACAAACATTGCATCGCTACCAAAAGAATTGGGCAATTTGGTTAAGCTCAAATCATTGCTGCTTTCAAGCACTCCTCTCCTTAAGGAAATCCCACATGGAGTGATTGCTCGCTTCACTGAGTTGCGAGTTTTGTCTATGAATGACAGCTATGGTAACTGGAGAGTGAGTTCCTCTGGACCAGGGATTAACTTTGAGGAATTGGAAGGATTGAAGCGGCTAAGATATCTTGATATTACCCTGCAGAATGCAAGCACTCTGCAAAGGTTGTCACGGGCTCGCCGTCTTTCCATGTCCACTCGTTATCTGCATATAAGAGGTTGTCTTGGACTAACGACTATTCATTTACCTTCTACTTCTCTTGGGAGATATATGAAAGGCTTACGGGGCCTTCGTATATCTCAATCTAGCATATTGGAAGAAATAATAGTTGGTGGTGGCAGTACTATTGGTGAATGGTCATTGCTTCCGAACTTGCATGTTCTTATCCTCCAGCATTTGCTCAAAGCAAAGTTTGTCTTTAGGGATCGGAATTTTCAAAACCTTCGGTTCTTGTATGTTTGGTACTGCATTGGTTTAGagcaattggtcaagtttgaagATGAACTGAGCGAAGGGCAAGAATCTGAAGTCATCACTGCCTTTCCCCATCTCAAAGAGTTGCATCTTGCTTCCCTACCAGAGTTGAAGAGCTTAGGAGGTGAAAGAGTGCTGGCATTCCCCTGCTTGAGAGTTCTTGAGGTGAAGGAGTGCCCCAAGCTCAAGGAACTTAGTATAACTGGAGATGGACTGACACAGATCTGTTGCAAACAAGAATGGCGGGATGGATTGGAGTGGAAAGATGAGAAAATTAAAGAAGCTCTCTTTCCCCTTTTTACACCATTACAGTAG